The following proteins are co-located in the Tardibacter chloracetimidivorans genome:
- the pdhA gene encoding pyruvate dehydrogenase (acetyl-transferring) E1 component subunit alpha, with protein sequence MAKPPSPARSRKTPAPKRASRSPAPPATNRERPDEPDRYKASKQELVDLYRQMLLIRRFEEKAGQLYGLGLIGGFCHLYIGQEAVAVGLQSALTVGKDSVVTGYRDHGHMLAYGIDPKVIMSELTGRAAGISRGKGGSMHMFSVEHGFYGGHGIVGAQVPIGAGLAFKHKYAGDGGVSVAYFGDGAANQGQVYEAFNMAELWKLPIIFVIENNQYAMGTSVNRASAEDQLYRRGESFRIPGLQIDGMDVLAVRGAAEVAVEWVRSGKGPILLEMKTYRYRGHSMSDPAKYRSREEVQSVREKSDPIEHAKRDLAEAGVSEDELKQIEKEVRAQVAEAADFAETSPEPELSELHTDVLVERY encoded by the coding sequence GTGGCGAAACCCCCGTCTCCCGCTCGTTCCCGAAAAACCCCGGCGCCCAAGCGCGCAAGCCGTTCCCCGGCCCCTCCAGCAACCAATCGCGAACGGCCAGACGAACCAGATAGGTACAAGGCGAGCAAGCAGGAGCTGGTTGATCTCTACCGGCAGATGCTTCTCATCCGCCGGTTCGAGGAGAAGGCCGGGCAGCTCTACGGGCTTGGGCTGATCGGCGGCTTCTGCCACCTCTACATCGGTCAGGAAGCGGTCGCGGTGGGTTTGCAGTCGGCGCTCACGGTCGGCAAGGACAGCGTCGTCACCGGTTATCGCGACCATGGCCATATGCTGGCCTATGGCATCGACCCCAAGGTCATCATGTCCGAACTCACCGGCCGCGCCGCCGGCATTTCGCGCGGCAAGGGCGGCTCGATGCACATGTTCTCGGTGGAGCACGGGTTCTACGGCGGGCACGGCATCGTCGGCGCGCAGGTGCCGATCGGCGCGGGGTTGGCGTTCAAGCACAAATACGCCGGGGACGGCGGGGTCAGCGTCGCCTATTTCGGCGACGGCGCAGCCAATCAGGGCCAGGTCTACGAGGCCTTCAACATGGCCGAGCTGTGGAAGCTGCCGATCATCTTCGTGATCGAGAACAACCAATATGCGATGGGCACCAGCGTGAACCGCGCCAGCGCCGAGGACCAGCTTTACCGGCGGGGCGAGAGCTTCCGCATCCCTGGCCTCCAGATTGACGGCATGGATGTGCTTGCGGTGCGCGGCGCGGCCGAAGTGGCGGTCGAATGGGTGCGATCGGGCAAGGGGCCGATCCTGCTTGAGATGAAGACCTATCGCTATCGCGGGCATTCCATGTCCGATCCTGCGAAATACCGCTCGCGCGAGGAGGTTCAGTCCGTTCGCGAAAAGTCCGATCCGATCGAACATGCAAAGCGCGATCTGGCCGAAGCGGGCGTGTCCGAGGATGAGCTTAAGCAGATCGAGAAGGAGGTTCGGGCACAGGTGGCAGAGGCAGCCGATTTCGCGGAAACGTCTCCGGAACCGGAGCTTTCGGAATTGCACACCGACGTTCTGGTGGAGCGTTACTGA
- a CDS encoding GGDEF domain-containing protein has product MRPRELSLGMLGRAASRIAALIPALLLLVLWTGPARAESGRFDLLADACAAAGAQDAGVSPSYVRQLDYHCRGEEPHKGDRLWLRMEPPPAARTSDGSWSILVNETRFDSARLLIERERGEAQIVTFDEPGLGRNWLLGNNVHLPIPAGESAITAIYLGVDGLPASRLLQRVELAAEPAVKSAHDSWLLLSGVFGGALAASMLYNLLLLGGVRHRLQLIYLSWMTAMLAYGLGWTGLIHYVAPGMATADVSQFTYFVAATGMAMGVIFFVEFFSEGQLPFWLERAQRVLAIMLLGAALVATYAGPALFPAVDGIVLTLVVVTQLLIAVGLLRALKRERKPATLYALGWSFPFLAVMLNILQGHASFGPGIAAHLHIFIATVLQALLLSAAAAVRLSGIRRERDTARAESERLRSLAETDPLTGLLNRRGLVHRARAIMSKEMGSALVLIDVDHFKEVNDGFGHDIGDRVLMRIGELLEQQCGSRYPVGRIGGEEFAVVLPPEAAVDAMNYADGVRRQLAGASFADLLGAGRGITISIGLAVAPASFSAVFERLYVAADHALYLAKRGGRNRVELASLEDIRRAEIRLAAV; this is encoded by the coding sequence GTGAGGCCCCGCGAGCTGTCCCTCGGGATGCTCGGCCGTGCTGCCTCACGGATTGCTGCGCTGATTCCGGCGCTTCTGCTGCTCGTGCTCTGGACCGGTCCTGCACGGGCGGAATCAGGCCGCTTTGATCTTCTGGCGGACGCCTGCGCCGCGGCCGGGGCGCAGGACGCGGGCGTGTCCCCGTCATATGTCCGGCAGCTCGACTATCATTGCCGTGGGGAAGAGCCCCACAAGGGCGACCGGCTGTGGCTTCGGATGGAGCCGCCGCCCGCCGCCCGCACATCCGACGGCTCATGGTCGATACTGGTCAATGAAACCCGGTTCGATTCCGCCCGGCTGCTGATCGAGCGCGAACGGGGCGAAGCCCAGATCGTGACATTCGATGAGCCGGGGCTAGGGCGGAACTGGTTGCTGGGCAACAACGTCCACCTGCCCATTCCGGCCGGAGAGTCCGCGATCACCGCCATCTATCTCGGCGTCGACGGCCTGCCGGCGTCGCGCCTGTTGCAGCGGGTCGAACTGGCGGCGGAGCCTGCGGTCAAAAGCGCCCATGACAGCTGGCTGCTGCTGAGCGGGGTATTCGGCGGCGCGCTGGCGGCAAGCATGCTCTACAACCTGCTGCTGCTGGGCGGGGTCCGTCACAGGCTTCAGCTGATCTACCTGTCATGGATGACCGCGATGCTGGCCTATGGGCTGGGCTGGACGGGGCTGATCCATTATGTCGCGCCCGGAATGGCGACGGCGGACGTATCGCAATTCACCTATTTCGTCGCGGCGACGGGCATGGCGATGGGCGTCATCTTCTTCGTCGAGTTCTTCAGCGAAGGTCAGCTGCCCTTCTGGCTGGAGCGCGCGCAGCGTGTGCTGGCGATCATGCTTTTGGGCGCGGCTCTGGTCGCGACCTATGCCGGCCCGGCCCTGTTTCCCGCAGTGGACGGAATTGTCCTGACGCTGGTTGTCGTCACCCAGCTGCTGATCGCCGTCGGGCTGCTTCGCGCGCTGAAGCGGGAGCGAAAGCCGGCCACGCTCTATGCGCTGGGGTGGAGCTTTCCGTTCCTCGCGGTGATGCTGAACATCCTGCAAGGTCATGCATCCTTTGGACCTGGCATCGCCGCCCATCTGCACATCTTCATCGCCACGGTCCTCCAGGCGCTGCTGCTCTCGGCGGCGGCGGCCGTCCGCCTGAGCGGCATCCGGCGCGAGCGCGACACCGCCCGGGCGGAAAGCGAGCGGCTACGGTCGCTGGCCGAGACCGACCCGCTGACCGGCCTGCTGAACCGAAGAGGACTGGTCCATCGCGCGCGCGCCATCATGAGCAAGGAGATGGGCTCCGCCCTTGTCCTGATCGACGTCGATCACTTCAAGGAGGTCAACGACGGCTTCGGCCATGACATCGGCGATCGCGTTCTGATGCGGATAGGCGAGCTGCTGGAGCAGCAATGCGGCTCCAGATACCCGGTGGGCCGGATCGGCGGAGAGGAGTTCGCCGTCGTGCTCCCGCCCGAAGCCGCGGTAGACGCCATGAACTATGCCGACGGCGTGCGCCGCCAGCTGGCCGGGGCGAGCTTCGCCGATCTGCTCGGCGCGGGCAGGGGCATCACCATCAGCATCGGCCTTGCCGTTGCGCCGGCGTCTTTCTCGGCCGTGTTCGAGCGGCTCTACGTCGCCGCCGACCACGCGCTCTATCTCGCCAAGCGCGGGGGACGGAATCGCGTGGAGCTTGCTTCGCTTGAGGATATTCGCCGCGCCGAGATACGGCTGGCCGCCGTGTAA
- a CDS encoding FtsB family cell division protein, with the protein MGRNGSLLNMARSAVVPALCVAFIGYFAYHAIIGPSGLLAWGGYTAERTELETRLAHLDGERKKLEQRARLLNPRKVDPDLADELVRKNLGVVRPDEVVIPLG; encoded by the coding sequence ATGGGCAGAAACGGAAGCTTGCTGAATATGGCGCGGAGCGCGGTGGTGCCCGCGCTTTGCGTCGCGTTCATCGGCTATTTCGCCTATCACGCGATCATCGGGCCGTCGGGGCTGCTCGCCTGGGGTGGCTACACGGCCGAACGGACGGAGCTTGAAACTCGGCTCGCTCACCTGGATGGTGAGCGCAAGAAGCTGGAGCAGCGCGCCCGGCTGCTCAATCCGCGCAAGGTCGACCCGGACCTGGCCGATGAACTGGTCCGCAAGAATCTGGGCGTGGTTCGTCCTGACGAAGTGGTGATCCCGCTCGGCTGA
- the eno gene encoding phosphopyruvate hydratase, whose amino-acid sequence MTAIIDIHGREILDSRGNPTIEVDILLEDGSFGRAAVPSGASTGAHEAVEMRDGDKARYLGKGVLKAVEAVNSEIAEAIIGLEAEDQEDLDATLIELDGTPNKSRLGANALLGVSLAVAKAAADARGLPLYRYVGGVSARTLPVPMMNIVNGGAHADNPIDFQEFMVMPVGADSIAEAVRWGAEIFHTLKKDLADAGLSTSVGDEGGFAPKLASTTDGLDFVMKSIERAGYKPGEEVVLALDCASTEFFKNGRYEMTGEGRTLTSAEMAEYLAELCDRYPIMSIEDGMAEDDFDGWKLLTDRIGSKVQLVGDDLFVTNPARLRDGIGRGLANSLLVKVNQIGTLSETLEAVETAHRARYTAVMSHRSGETEDSTIADLAVATNCGQIKTGSLARSDRLAKYNQLIRIEEELGTAATYAGNSIFSR is encoded by the coding sequence ATGACCGCCATCATCGACATCCATGGCCGCGAGATTCTCGACAGTCGAGGAAATCCGACGATCGAGGTCGATATCCTGCTGGAAGACGGCAGCTTCGGCCGCGCGGCGGTGCCCTCGGGCGCGTCCACGGGCGCGCATGAAGCGGTCGAGATGCGCGACGGCGACAAGGCGCGCTATCTCGGCAAGGGAGTCCTGAAGGCAGTCGAGGCGGTCAATTCCGAAATCGCCGAGGCGATCATCGGGCTGGAGGCCGAAGACCAGGAAGATCTGGACGCCACGCTGATCGAGCTGGACGGCACGCCCAACAAGTCGCGGCTGGGCGCGAATGCCCTGCTGGGGGTCAGCCTGGCCGTCGCAAAGGCGGCCGCCGATGCCCGGGGCCTGCCGCTTTATCGCTATGTCGGCGGCGTGTCGGCGCGCACCCTGCCGGTGCCGATGATGAATATCGTCAACGGCGGCGCACATGCCGACAACCCCATCGATTTCCAGGAGTTCATGGTGATGCCGGTCGGCGCGGACAGCATCGCCGAGGCGGTGCGCTGGGGCGCTGAGATTTTCCATACGCTCAAGAAGGACCTGGCCGACGCCGGGCTTTCCACCTCTGTGGGTGACGAGGGGGGCTTTGCGCCCAAGCTTGCGAGCACGACCGACGGTCTGGACTTCGTGATGAAATCCATCGAGCGGGCGGGCTACAAGCCGGGCGAGGAGGTGGTGCTTGCGCTGGACTGCGCCTCCACCGAGTTCTTCAAGAACGGCCGCTATGAGATGACGGGCGAGGGCAGGACTCTCACTTCGGCCGAAATGGCGGAATATCTCGCCGAGCTTTGCGACCGCTATCCGATCATGTCGATCGAGGACGGCATGGCCGAGGATGATTTCGATGGCTGGAAGCTGCTCACCGACCGAATCGGCAGCAAGGTGCAGCTTGTGGGCGACGATCTTTTCGTCACCAATCCGGCGCGGCTGCGCGACGGCATCGGCCGTGGCCTCGCCAATTCGCTGCTCGTCAAGGTCAATCAGATCGGGACGCTCAGCGAGACGCTGGAGGCGGTCGAGACGGCACATCGCGCGCGGTATACGGCGGTGATGTCGCATCGGTCGGGCGAGACGGAGGATTCGACCATCGCCGATCTTGCCGTCGCCACCAACTGCGGACAGATCAAGACCGGCTCGCTCGCCCGGTCGGACCGGCTGGCAAAGTACAACCAGCTCATCCGCATCGAGGAAGAACTGGGCACCGCGGCCACATATGCGGGAAATAGCATCTTTTCCCGATAA
- a CDS encoding pyruvate dehydrogenase complex E1 component subunit beta translates to MAIEIKMPALSPTMEEGTIAKWFVKAGDKVASGDILAEIETDKATMEFEAVDEGTIADIAIPEGTDGVKVGTVIALIAAEGEDVSAPKEKSPARKQKVTEPEKGPAPEPESAKPAKAESAAQTLAAASEATSSAAEPQLAEGAELVRTTVREALRDAMAEEMRADERVFVMGEEVAQYQGAYKVTQGLLDEFGEKRVIDTPITEYGFAGIGVGAAMGGLRPIVEFMTFNFAMQAIDHIINSAAKTNYMSGGQMRCPVVFRGPNGAASRVGAQHSQNYGPWYASVPGLVVIAPWSAADAKGLLKAAIRSEDPVVFLENELLYGQSFDVPRVDDYVLPIGKAKIVREGSDVTLVSYSIGVGVALEAAERLAEEGIDAEVIDLRTLRPLDHDTVLASLAKTNRMVVAEEGWPVCSIASEISAVAMERAFDDLDAPILRVTNEDVPLPYAAKLEKAALLKADDVVEAVRKVCYR, encoded by the coding sequence ATGGCGATCGAAATCAAGATGCCCGCGCTCTCCCCCACAATGGAGGAGGGAACGATCGCCAAATGGTTCGTGAAGGCGGGGGACAAGGTCGCCTCCGGCGATATTCTCGCCGAGATCGAGACCGACAAGGCGACGATGGAGTTCGAGGCCGTGGACGAAGGCACGATCGCCGACATTGCCATTCCCGAGGGAACGGACGGCGTGAAGGTCGGCACTGTCATCGCGCTTATTGCCGCCGAGGGTGAGGACGTCTCCGCTCCGAAGGAAAAATCGCCTGCGCGGAAGCAGAAGGTGACTGAACCCGAAAAAGGCCCCGCTCCGGAACCGGAATCCGCAAAGCCCGCCAAGGCCGAATCGGCCGCGCAGACGCTCGCCGCCGCGAGCGAGGCGACATCGTCGGCCGCCGAGCCGCAGCTGGCCGAAGGGGCGGAGCTTGTCCGCACGACCGTTCGCGAAGCGCTGCGCGATGCGATGGCCGAGGAAATGCGCGCCGACGAGCGCGTGTTCGTGATGGGGGAAGAAGTCGCCCAATATCAGGGGGCCTACAAGGTCACCCAGGGCCTGCTCGATGAGTTTGGCGAAAAGCGGGTGATCGACACCCCGATCACCGAATATGGCTTCGCAGGGATCGGCGTCGGCGCGGCGATGGGCGGCCTGCGGCCGATCGTGGAGTTCATGACCTTCAACTTCGCCATGCAGGCGATCGATCACATCATCAATTCGGCGGCCAAGACCAACTATATGTCGGGCGGCCAGATGCGCTGCCCGGTCGTGTTTCGCGGCCCCAATGGCGCGGCGTCGCGCGTTGGCGCGCAGCACAGCCAGAATTACGGCCCCTGGTATGCGAGCGTGCCGGGCCTGGTCGTGATCGCGCCCTGGTCTGCCGCCGACGCCAAGGGCCTGTTGAAGGCGGCGATCCGGTCCGAAGACCCGGTCGTGTTCCTGGAGAACGAGCTGCTCTATGGGCAGAGCTTCGACGTGCCCAGGGTCGATGACTATGTGCTTCCGATCGGCAAGGCCAAGATCGTCCGCGAGGGCAGCGACGTCACGCTGGTCAGCTATTCGATCGGCGTGGGCGTTGCGCTGGAAGCGGCCGAGCGCCTGGCCGAAGAGGGCATCGACGCGGAAGTGATCGATCTGCGCACGCTTCGGCCGCTCGATCACGATACTGTGCTTGCTTCGCTCGCCAAGACCAACCGCATGGTCGTGGCGGAAGAAGGCTGGCCGGTCTGTTCGATCGCGTCGGAGATCAGCGCGGTTGCGATGGAAAGGGCGTTCGACGACCTCGACGCGCCGATCCTTCGCGTCACCAACGAGGATGTGCCGCTGCCCTATGCGGCCAAGCTTGAGAAGGCCGCGCTGCTGAAGGCCGACGATGTGGTCGAGGCGGTTCGGAAGGTCTGCTACAGGTGA